The Streptomyces sp. NBC_01142 genomic interval CGTACCCGTACCCGTACCCGTCCCCGTCCCCGTCCCCGACCTCAACCCTCGCCCTCGACCCCGACCCCCGATCCGGAGAAGCCGCCCGACATGGATAACCTCCCGCTCCTGACGATGGCTGTCACACTGCTCGGCTGCGTGCTCGCCGTCATCGGTGTGCACGCCTACTCCTCGGGGCAGGCCCAGCGGCAGGCCCTGGTGGACCGGATGTCCCAGACGGGACAGATGGCGATCGAAAGCGGCGGCCGACGCCGTCGCTTCCGTGGCGTCGACCGGTGGCTGCGCAGGACACGGCTCGGCAAGCGCATCGAGCGGAAGATCTCGGCGACCGGTCTCGACCTGACACCGGGCGAGTACTTCGTCTACGTCGTGGGCGCGCTGCTCGCCCTGTACTTCATCGTCGGCTCCGTCTTCGCGCCCTTCTTCGGGTTCATCGCCGCCGTCATCGGACTCTGGGGCGCCAACGGCTTCCTCGACTGGCAGCGGACGAAACGCACCGAGGCGTTCATCAACCAGCTGCCGGAACTCACCCGCGTACTGGCCAACGCCACCCAGGCGGGCCTCGCGCTGCGCACCGCCATCGGCATGGCCGTGGAGGAGCTGGACGATCCGGCACGGGAGGAACTGCGGCGCGTGGCCGATCAGCTGGCCCTCGGCCGCTCGCTGGACGACGCGCTGGACGATCTCGTCGAGCGGCTTCCCTCACGCGAGCTGACCGTCCTGGTCTCCACCCTCATCCTCTCCAACCGGGCGGGCGGCACCATCGTCTCCTCGCTGCGCAACCTCACCGAGACCCTGGAGGAGCGCAAGGAGACCCGCCGCGAGGTCACCACCCTGCTCTCCCAGGTCAAGGTGACCGCCGTGGCCGTCCCCGTCCTGGGCATGGGATTCCTCCTGATGATCAACGGGATGCGGGCCGGTGCCCTCGACGACATGACCAGTGCCCTGGGCGGACGGATCGCGGTGATCGTCGCTGCGGGCCTGTACGCACTGGGATTCGTCCTCATCAACCGGCTCACCCGCGTCCGAATCTGATCCGTGTCCGGAGATCTGTACCCGAAGGTCCGTATCCGAAGGGAGGGAACACACCATGGGGCTTCTGCTCGCCGCCGTCCTCGGGCTCGCCGTCTACGGAGCCTTCCACGGCATTCGTATGTACCGCGCCGACGCCAAGCTCCCCGGCGACCTCGCCGTCGCCCTGGAGGTCGGCGCCACCCGGACGACCGCCACCGGCTCCGCCATCGACCGCCTCGGCATGCGCTACGCGCCGTACGTCCTGCGGATGATGGGCCCCAAGCGCGTCGACGCGGTCCGCCGCAAACTGGACATGGCAGGCAACCCAGGTGGTCTGACCATCGACCGCTACGCCGCCCGCCGCGCCGTCTACGGCGTCCTCGGCTCCCTCGTGGCGCTGGGCATGCTGATGAACGGCCACTTCGTGTTCGCCGTCCTCTTTCTCCTCTACGGCCTCTTCTGGACCGACGTCCTGATCCGTGCCGCCATCAGCAGACGCAAGGACGACATCGAGCGCACGCTCCCCGACTTCCTCGATGTCCTGGCCGTTGTCGTCTCCGCCGGACTCGGATTCCGCCAGGCGCTGGAACGGGTCGCGGAGAAGTACGAGGGCCCCTGGGCCGACGAACTGCGCATCACGCTGCGCCAGATGGACATGGGAGTGGGCCGGCGCGAGGCCTTCGAGCAGCTGCGCAAGCGCAATGACTCCGACCAGGTGTCGATGTTCGTGTCCGCGCTGCAGCAGGGAGAGGAGCTCGGCGCGCCGATCGTCGACACCCTCATCCAGATCGCCAACGACATGCGCAGGACGGACGCCCAGAACGCGCGCCGCAAGGCGGCCAAGGCCGTCCCGAAAGCCACGCTGATCGTCACCAGTTTCATGCTTCCCGGGACGATGATCCTGATCGTGGTCGGCTTCTACTACGCCTCCAATGTCAATTTCAACGACATCTTCGGAGGCTGAGCGAGCCATGGCCCCCAGGCTGAGCGGGAAGGCGCTGACGGGAGCGGTCCTGAGCAGGAGCAGGAGGACGAACCTGGCCAGGAGGACCGGCCTGGACAGAAGAAGCGCTCCGGGCAGGAGGAGCGCCCTGACGAGGACCGGCTTGGGCGGGAGCACCGCCCTGACCGGTGGCTCTGAGGCGAGTACGACGCCCGGGAGCGCCCCGGGGCATGTGCCGTCGCTGCCCATCCAGGTCAACGCGCTCCAGGCACTGTGTCGCCAGCTGTTCGGCTTCCGCCTGGCCATGACGGCCCTCGCCGCCCCGTTCGCCCTCGCCGGTGTCGACCGGGGGCTGGGCGGCTGGCTCGTCGGAGCGGCCGTACTGGTCACCGTGATGGTGTCCTATGTGCTGCTGCGCGACTGGGAGCGCTTCGGTCCGGTACTGCTGCGGCACCCTTCGCTGCTCGCCGTCGACATGCTCTTCGGGGCGCTGCTGCTCTTCTCCGCCTCGCCCGGCTCCACCCTCACGTACGTCACCTTCTGTACCCCGCTCCTCGCCGGGCTGGTGTACGGATGGCGCGGTGCCGCGATCTTCGCCCCGCTGCAGTCGCTGCTGCTGGCCGCCGCGTACGCCATCAACGAGAGGATCGAGGCCGACGCCG includes:
- a CDS encoding type II secretion system F family protein codes for the protein MDNLPLLTMAVTLLGCVLAVIGVHAYSSGQAQRQALVDRMSQTGQMAIESGGRRRRFRGVDRWLRRTRLGKRIERKISATGLDLTPGEYFVYVVGALLALYFIVGSVFAPFFGFIAAVIGLWGANGFLDWQRTKRTEAFINQLPELTRVLANATQAGLALRTAIGMAVEELDDPAREELRRVADQLALGRSLDDALDDLVERLPSRELTVLVSTLILSNRAGGTIVSSLRNLTETLEERKETRREVTTLLSQVKVTAVAVPVLGMGFLLMINGMRAGALDDMTSALGGRIAVIVAAGLYALGFVLINRLTRVRI
- a CDS encoding DUF5936 domain-containing protein; its protein translation is MGLLLAAVLGLAVYGAFHGIRMYRADAKLPGDLAVALEVGATRTTATGSAIDRLGMRYAPYVLRMMGPKRVDAVRRKLDMAGNPGGLTIDRYAARRAVYGVLGSLVALGMLMNGHFVFAVLFLLYGLFWTDVLIRAAISRRKDDIERTLPDFLDVLAVVVSAGLGFRQALERVAEKYEGPWADELRITLRQMDMGVGRREAFEQLRKRNDSDQVSMFVSALQQGEELGAPIVDTLIQIANDMRRTDAQNARRKAAKAVPKATLIVTSFMLPGTMILIVVGFYYASNVNFNDIFGG